The genomic segment TCCCCGTTGAACACCAGCACCTTGGTGCGGTCCTCGTTGTAGATGGGCTGATCCCCCTGCTCGGTAATGTCGATGATGCTCAGCCGCCGGTGCCCCAGTGCAATGTCCCCATCCACATAGCGCCCTGCCGCATCCGGCCCCCGGTGACGGATCTGATCCATCATATCCTCAATGACCCGGTTGGAATTGTCAATGTGATTGGTAAACCCGGTGTATCCGCACATAGTTCGGCCTCCTAGCATCTGAAAAAACGCGGGAAATCCCCGCATGGCTTGTTTTTGTTGGAATGCCGTCTTTGCGGCATCGTCTTTATTATACTATAATTAAGCGGCAATTGCAAGATTTATTCCGAAAACCCTTGCAAAATCCGACGGATTCCAGTATAATGAGAAGGATGAGGATCAGAAATGGGGTTGTGCATAGTATGCACGGATGATTTTCGTCAGATTGCACAGAAATATCGTGAAAATACCCAGTATCTTTTTCTGGATTCTGTGCAGTTTCACAAGAATTTGGGGACAACCTCTTGTGTAGAATGAATCGATCGGGAGAAGGAATCAGGTATGGAAGGTTCGGGCAGAACGCCTCGGCGCCGGGGCAAGGAAACAGAGCATACGATCCACAATCGGAAGCGCAGGCCAAGGCTCCGGTTCCGGTTCGGGGTGATCGTGTTTATCTGGGTGGTGGTGTTTGCGTCCTGCTTCGGGCTGTATATGTTTGCCTGCAACCTGTTCGGAATGGATCCGGACCAGGAAAGCTCCGCCGACACCACCGAAGCCGCTTCGGACACCACCGAGTCTGCGCCGGAAACCACGGAGCCGGTCGCAACAGAGCCGGAAGCCACCGAGACGGAGCCTCCTGCCACCACTGCGCCGGCGGAGAACGTAAATCCCCTGCCGGAGCGGGACGCCAAGTCCGCCGACTACTTCGACGACTGCATCTTCGTGGGTGACTCCATTACCGTGGGTCTGTCCACCTATCAGTTTGTACCGGCGACCCGGGTCTATGCAACCATCGGACTGAATATTACCCGTGTGATGACGGAAACCGTGGCAACGGAATACGGCAAGATCCCGATCCTGGAGGGCATTGAACAGGCACAGCCCAAGTATGTGTATGTGATGCTGGGCAGCAACGGCATTGCATGGCTCTCCAACGAAACCATGCTCAAGCAGTACCACGAATTCACCTCCGCTGTACAGGAGGTTTCCCCGGATACGGAGATCGTCGTCATGTCCATTCCGCCGGTGACGGCAGGACGGGAGAATGCGTCCGAATCTCCCATCCAGAACTCGGACATCAACACCTATAACTCGGAGCTGCTGAAAATGGCGAACGAGTATGGGTATCACTATCTGGATATCAACACTGCCCTGAAGGGCAACGACGGCAAGCTGCCCGAGGCGGATGCCAGCAAGGACGGCATGCACTTCAACAAGGCGACCTACGAGGTTCTGGTAGACTATCTGTTGCGCCACACGCCTCTGTAGCACACAGACAGCGCCCGGCGGGTGCTGTGACAACTAGAAACAAGGAGAATGGATTATGTTATCAAAGAAAAAATGGATCGTACTCATCTGCGCAGCGGCACTGACCCTGTCTGCATGCACCGCATGCGGCGGCAGCGCCTCCTCCGGGGGCGGAAACAATACCTCCTCCACCGCACAGGCAAGCAAGACCCCAGCCCAGATCAGCAAGGAGGTCATGGACAGCGGCATTGAATTTCCCGAAATGATTGAGGTCAATGCGGATAATCTGAAGCTCCAGTACTCTCTGGAGGATGGAGATTTCCAGGAATTCGGCGTGTACTGGTCCGGCAATGCGGCATATGCGGATGAGGTCTGCGTGATCCTGGCAGCGGACGGCAAAGCTGACAAGGTGAAGGATGCGGTCAATCAGCGTCTGGAATCCCAGAAGACTGCCT from the Ruminococcus champanellensis 18P13 = JCM 17042 genome contains:
- a CDS encoding GDSL-type esterase/lipase family protein codes for the protein MEGSGRTPRRRGKETEHTIHNRKRRPRLRFRFGVIVFIWVVVFASCFGLYMFACNLFGMDPDQESSADTTEAASDTTESAPETTEPVATEPEATETEPPATTAPAENVNPLPERDAKSADYFDDCIFVGDSITVGLSTYQFVPATRVYATIGLNITRVMTETVATEYGKIPILEGIEQAQPKYVYVMLGSNGIAWLSNETMLKQYHEFTSAVQEVSPDTEIVVMSIPPVTAGRENASESPIQNSDINTYNSELLKMANEYGYHYLDINTALKGNDGKLPEADASKDGMHFNKATYEVLVDYLLRHTPL
- a CDS encoding DUF4358 domain-containing protein; translation: MLSKKKWIVLICAAALTLSACTACGGSASSGGGNNTSSTAQASKTPAQISKEVMDSGIEFPEMIEVNADNLKLQYSLEDGDFQEFGVYWSGNAAYADEVCVILAADGKADKVKDAVNQRLESQKTAFKDYVKEEYDRLCTTSVSTKGNYVYWVCTKDNAKANDIITKAIG